A stretch of candidate division WOR-3 bacterium DNA encodes these proteins:
- a CDS encoding helix-turn-helix domain-containing protein — protein MITHFASELLKGYRKEVGLSQKEIALECGKSQTLISKLEAGKIKDPPLILILNYLSALGIPWSR, from the coding sequence GTGATAACCCATTTCGCCTCGGAACTCCTTAAAGGTTACCGAAAGGAAGTTGGTCTCTCCCAAAAGGAGATCGCTTTGGAATGCGGTAAGAGCCAAACTCTAATCTCTAAGTTGGAGGCGGGTAAGATTAAAGACCCACCCCTAATTCTAATCTTAAACTACCTCTCGGCACTCGGTATCCCCTGGTCTCGTT